In the genome of Sphingomonas sp. LR60, the window CACCGACCAAAGCTCCGACGGTCGCATCGCCGGGCTGAACGGCGGGGTGGTCACGCTGTCCGACGTGTCGGGCGGCGACCGCTATACCAACGTCATGCCCAGCGCGACCTTCTCGGTCGAGCTGATCCCGAACGGCTTCATCAAGATGGGCGCGTCGCAGACGATGGTGCGGCCGCGGCTCGATCAGGAGCGGATCTCGCAGAACGTCGCGATCAATCCCGGCAACGTCGGCGCGGGATCCGATCCGCTGCGCAGCCCGTTCTCCTCGGACGGCGGCAATGCGGAGCTGCGCCCGTACAAGTCGACCAACATCGACCTGTCGCTGGAGAAGTATTTCCGCGCCGGCGGCTATGTCGCGCTGTCGGGGTACTTCAAGCACCTGACCGACTATGTCGATCCGAACAACAATGTGCTGTACGATTTCTCGCCGCTGCTGTCGTCGCTGACGCCCGCGCAGCAGGCGATCGTCCAGTCGCAGAATGCGCAGTTAGGGCTGTTCAAGAACCCGGCCAATTCGGGTCGTGGCGAGATCATGGGCGCGGAGGCGACCGCGTCGCTGCCGTTGCGCATGTTCACCACCGCGCTCGACGGTTTCGGGCTGTTCGGCAGCGGCAGCTACACGCACTCCGCGGTCCGCTACGATAGCGCGCCCGCGACGGTGCAGACGGTGCCGGGGCTGTCGAAGTGGGTGCTCAACGGCACGGCCTATTTCGAGAAGAACGGCTTCCAGGCGCGTGCGACCTATCGTTACCGCTCCAACTTCCTTGCGGAAGTTCGTGGATTGTCGGCAACGCCGGAGCTGAATACCGCCAAGGGCGAGACGATCCTCGACGCGCAGATCGGCTATGAATTCCAGAGCGGCGCGTTGCAGGGGCTGACGATCCTAGCGCAGGCGAAGAACCTGACCGATCAGGAGTTCTTCCAGTACACCAACGGCGATCCGCGGCAGGTGCGGCGCTACCAGCGGTATGGCACCGATTACTACCTGGGGCTGACCTACCGGTTCTGATCTCCACCGTCATCCCGGACTTGATCCGGGATCCCGCTTCTTCTCACGACCGAAGAAGCGGGGCCCCGGATCAAGTCCGGGGCGACGGATTACGCCGACGCGCGCACCATCAAGGTCGCGGGGAGCATGACATTCTCGGTCGGCTCCCCCGCGATCCGCCGCACCAGCGTGTCAACCAGCAGCGCGCCGGCACGCGCATAATCCTGCGCCACCGTCGTCAGCGGCGGACGGGTCAGCCGCGCGGCGGGAATGTCGTCGAACCCCGCCACCGCGACATCCTCGGGCACGCGCCGCCCGGCTTCGTCGAGCGCGCGCAACGCCCCCAGCGCGATCAGGTCAGACGCGGCGAACAGCGCATCGAAGGGAATGTCGCGCGCGAGCAGTCGCCGCGTCGCCTCATAGCCGACCTGCTCCGACGACAGCGCGTCGACGTGCAGCCCCAGATCGACCGGGAGACCCGCGCGCCGCAGCGCGTCGCACAGGCCGCGATAGCGGTCGCGAAACTCCGGATAATGGTCGCTGGCAGTGCCGACGAACGCCACCCGCTGCCGCCCGCGCCCGATCAGGTGCCGCGCGACATCGCGCCCGCCGCCGAGATTGTCGCACCCCAGCACAGTGCCCAGCCCGTTGGGCTCGACCGATCCCCAGCGGACGAAGCGCGTCGACTGACCGACCAGTTGCTCGAGCCGGACGCGGTACAATTCCCAGTCGCCATAGCCGAGCAGGATCAGCCCGTCGGCCTTGCGGCTGTCGGCATAATCCTTGTGCCAATCCGCCGACAATTGCTGGAACGAGGTGAGCAGATCATAGCCGCGCAGCGCGCAGGTCTTCAGGATCGAGCCGAGCATCGACAGGAAGAAGGGGTTGATCGTCGAGGCGTCCGGCAACGGGTCTTCGAAGAACAGCAGCGCCAGCGTCTTCGCCTCGCCCCGACGCAGCGACGAGGCGGCGCGATCGACCTTGTAGCCCAGCTGCTCGGCGATCGCCGCGATCCGCAACCGCGTCGCGGCGCTGACCGTACGATCGCCGCGCAGCGCGCGCGAGACGGTCGGTTGCGAGACGCCTGCGGCGGCGGCGATGTCGAAGGAGGTGACGCGATCGGACAGCGGCGGGAGCCTTCAGGAGAAACCGCCTTTCTACTGCGCGGCACATGGGCTGTGAATACGTATGCTGCACGCTTGGCAAAGGCGAGCGCGGCTGCGCATCACGCCGCGATCGGGAGAGGAACGCCATGAAGAGCATCATCGCGGGCGCGTTGGCAGCGCTTTCGCTGGCCGGCAGTGCGTCGGCGCAGGATTTTCGCGCGCGGTCGCCGCAGGACGAGGTGATCTATTTCGCGCTCCCCGATCGCTTCGACAATGGCGATCCGGCCAACGATCGCGGC includes:
- a CDS encoding LacI family DNA-binding transcriptional regulator, whose amino-acid sequence is MSDRVTSFDIAAAAGVSQPTVSRALRGDRTVSAATRLRIAAIAEQLGYKVDRAASSLRRGEAKTLALLFFEDPLPDASTINPFFLSMLGSILKTCALRGYDLLTSFQQLSADWHKDYADSRKADGLILLGYGDWELYRVRLEQLVGQSTRFVRWGSVEPNGLGTVLGCDNLGGGRDVARHLIGRGRQRVAFVGTASDHYPEFRDRYRGLCDALRRAGLPVDLGLHVDALSSEQVGYEATRRLLARDIPFDALFAASDLIALGALRALDEAGRRVPEDVAVAGFDDIPAARLTRPPLTTVAQDYARAGALLVDTLVRRIAGEPTENVMLPATLMVRASA